The genomic region GTAACGACTTACCATGACTTAAACCAGCCTCATACCCCGCTAGAAAGCGTGTTAGTACCGCTTCCCAGTGGTTCTGCGCCGGGCGTCCCATCGCTTCGCCAAGAACGTACCCCCGTTGCAGAAGCGATTGATCGCGCCTCCCGCGCGCTCGACGCGACCCGAGATCACATCCCGCTGAGCGACCTGACTGCCACGGAAATTATCGACCTTGATGACATGGAGCTGAATGTCATTGCCAGCGCTGATGCATCGATGACCAGCGAACGTCCTGAGGCAACACTAGACGACGGCGCACTACACATGGCCGTTGTGTTAGGCACGCTATCAAGTGGCATGCTCAATATCGACAATACACCCTCTGTCGACATCGCTGATGCTACTTCCTACGAAGATTACGGCATTGACCTGTTCGACGATGTCTCGTTTCTTGAGCTTGAATTGGCGGCAGAAGAGCCTTTTGTGCCTGAGTGGAAAACGCACATTGTCGAGTCTGGTGAAACCTTCGCGGTACTTGCGCAAAATAAGCTAGGCCTTGGCTATAGCGAGGTGCTTGCGTTACTTGAGGATTTGCCCGACCCGCGCATGCTAACTCACTGGCGCGCAGGCAATAGCTTCGATTATCAGCTAGATGAAAACCAGCGTTTGCTTTCGCTGCGCATGATGAAAAATGCCCGCGACGGTGTTTTATTGGAGCGTGACGAAGATCAATATGCTATTACCGCTATAGAGCGCCAGGGTGAGCCGGTGCAGCGCCTCTATGCCGGTAGTGTCAGCGGCAGCTTTGCCCGTTCCGCGCAGGCAACCGGCTTGACGAGCAGCTCCGTTACCGAACTTACTCGCCTGCTTGAAAAGAAGCTCGATTTTCGACGTGACAGCCGCCGTGGTGACCGCTTCCAGGTGCTGGTTGAGTCAGACATGATTGATGGGGAAACCCTCGACTCCCGCGTACTGGCCGTAAAGTATGACGGTGAGCGTATGGATTTAACCGTGGTGCGTAGCGCTACCGACAACAATTTTTATACCCCAGAAGGCAGCAGCTTAGATCCTGCTTTCGCCCGCTATCCCTTTGAAGGCAACTATCGCCTTAGCTCCAACTTTAACCCACGCCGTTTGCACCCGGTGACAGGGCGCGTTAGCCCTCATAATGGAACCGACTTCGCAATGCCAATTGGCACCCCGATTGTCGCGCCCGCCAATGGTCGGGTTGAACGAGTCGGTAACCACCACGCCGCAGGCCGCTACATCATAGTTCGCCATGACAACGGTTATCGAACGCGTTATTTGCACTTGTCGCGTCCACTGGTTAGCCAAGGTGAGCGTGTGGAAATGGGTAAACGTATTGCGCTGTCTGGCAATACTGGGCGCAGCACCGGCCCCCATTTACACTACGAAGTCATCGTCAACAACACGCCGGTTAACGCCATGACTGTCGACCTGCCTGAAAACACTAGCCTAAGCGGCGATACACTGATTGCGTTTCAACGCCACGCTGAGCCAGTGCTGGCCGCGCTTGAAAGTGGCGAGACAGGCCCAGTTAACGTCGCCAGCTACCAGCGTGAAGAGAGTAGCCAGTAACGTCCCGTCTCCAGCACTAGCCTCCGTGTACTAACCCATCACGCCGCCCCGAGGGGCGGCGTGATGGGTTTATAGCTGGCGATATAGCCGGTTTACGGCGCGTTAGCCGCTGAAACGTGGCTCTAGGTGTCTGGACGAACTATATGGTTTTCGACAGCGCATTGAGTAACGGCGTGTCGCGACGGTAGATATCATCACGAAATTCCACGTCCCCCTGGGCATTTGGCCAAGCCGTCAGGTAGTGCAACGCGACCGGAATACGCTGCGGCAGGTTAACATTACGGTCACTGGCGCTGCTGTTCATCAGGGAAGAGAGCTGGTGACGACTGCCGCTGTCCTGCAGCAACATTTGCGCAAACTCGACCACGCCCTCCACTCGTACACAGCCAGAGCTGAGCGCCCGCTGCTCACGTTGAAACAGGCCCCTTGCCGGCGTGTCATGCAGGTAAATCATATCGTTATTGGGAAAGCGCACCACAACGCGACCAAGAGGATTAGACCGTCCCGCTACTTGGCGCAACATGACGTTTCCTGGACGCTGCCAATCAATAGTGGCAGCGTCTAAGCGCTCACCCGTGGGGCTTAATACCTGAATATTCTGCTGCGCTAAATAGCTAGGATCCTGCCGCAATCGTGGCAAAACATCTTCACGCATAATGGTGGGGGGAATCGTCCAACTAGGGTTAACCGTTAAATGGCTAATAGAAGAGTGAATGATGGGCGTTTCACGCCGCGGGGTTCCCACGACGACTCGCGCATTCCAATGCTCACCGTTAGGCCGGAGGTAGTGCAGCCGATAGCCAGCAATGTCTACCCACACCTGTGGCTCGGTCGTGAGGTTCGGGCCAATCCAACGGGCTCGCTCTAAGTTAACCCGTAACTGATCAATCCGTGAGGCGACCGGCGTGTTCAGCGCTAAGCGCGTTCGCTCGCCCACAACACCATCGTCTTGTAACTGGTGACGACGCTGAAAGCGCTTAACTGCACTTTCAAGTTCAGTATCAAAGTACAGAGGATCACGAACGGAAGACTGAACCCCAATCATGGGATACGCACTGCCGTCGGCCGCTAATAAGCTGGTATCTCCCCATAACGCTAGCCGCTGGCGTAGCACATTGATATCCCTGCCCGTGTCACCAAGGCGCAGCGATGCCTCACTCCCAGGCAAATAGGGGGCACTGCCTTGGGTTTCGAGATAGCGATAATGACTGAGCGCCTCACGTAGCTGGGCATACGCAGGCGTTTCAGGGCGGGCTAAAACGAAGGCCCGCTCTAGGTCACCGTCCTCAACCGCGTGAACAACACGCAGCATAGAGTAACGGTTTTCCGGACGTGGCAGTGACCAGTTGGTGGCCATATCACGCGGGTCGACCTTGCCACGCCCAAGATGCTCCAACACGAGCAGCAGTGCCTGGGTTGCCTTGAGATCAAACCGCGCTTGAGCGGCTGCTCCTGCTTGCTGACTAAAACGAAAATCTTCGAGCAGGGTATGCGCCGCGTAGTCGCTGGGGGTTAAACCATCGCTTTCTAGGCCATTAAGCGCATCCACCAATGCTTCAACGGCTGCGTTTGTTTGCCACGCAGGCTCGCCACCCTTTTGCTGATAAAACGCGTCTACAGGTAAGCGGTGATTGGTTTCAGCTAGCTGCTGTGCCAATGCCTGCTGTAGAGGGGCATTACCCGACGCAGCATAAGCCGTGGTGAGCGCGTAAGGCGCCTGGGTCAGCGTCAAGCATAGCGCTGCGCCCATCGCCCATCGTCTTAGTCGCTGCTTCTCGTTCATCGCCCCTCCTTGCGTTACTATGCTGAGTCGCTGTACCTATAGATTCCGATCGGTACGCTTAACTTTATAATAGCTGCTTACGTGCATTCATCCCGTTATCTATTCCAGGATTACACCCTATGTTACGTCATTCACGTCTTGCTACTACGCTGTTTTCCTTACCTGTTTTATTATTTAGCCTGCCACTCTACGCCGCCAGCTTCTTTGCTCAGGTGGCGTCGGCGCCCCCACAAGGGGTTTCTACCCTACATCATCAGTTACTGCAGCTAGCCCCCTCCGCCACCCCAGAAGCCCTGCGCCTTGCGGCGCAAGCGCTTAGCTGCGCAGATCCTTCTGCCGAGCGCTTAGCGGTGATTGACTACTCGCTGCCCTCCACCGAAGCACGCATGTGGGTCTTTGATTTGCACCGCCATACGCTGCTGTTTGAAGAGTTAGTGTCTCATGGGCAAGGCTCAGGAGATGCGGTAGCAGACGTTTTTTCTAACACGCCAGAAAGCCACCAATCCAGCATTGGCCTCTTTCGCACCATGAACAGCTACTATGGCCGTAATGGCTACTCACTGCGTCTTGAAGGTCTGGAAGAAAACGTCAATCATCTCGCCTTTGAACGGGCGATTGTGATCCATGGCGCGGATTACGTTAGCGAGGATTTTATTAAGCAAACAGGCCGACTAGGCCGCAGCCACGGTTGCCCCGCCGTGCGCGAGGAGATTACCTACCCGCTTATCGACAGCCTAAAAGAGAGCCAGTATGTCTTCGCTTATTATCCTGACAAAGAGTGGCTCGCTACCTCTGCCTACCTTCGCTGCACTTCTGATCAGTTCCCGCAATTGGCGCAACGTTAATAAAAGTAAGATGCTGCAAACAGCTGAGCTACCCGTGCAACGTCTACCACTATACAACCAAACGGCGACTGAATTTGCTCATTAACGACCGTTAAACCAAGCAAGCATGACAACGCTCTGCAATACTTTGTGACAAAACAGCACAAACGTATTTTTACATTTGCAGGTACGGTCATGTTTGCTTTTTTGCGCCCCTATCACACAATCCGTCAGTTAGAGCAGGAAGTCTCTGACCTTCAAGAGCAGCTGGATGCTGAAAGGGTATCCCACAGCTGCCGCGCGCTCAGCCTGATGACACCGACCGAGTCGTTGAGCATGCTTCAAGCTAAAGGGGCCGATATGCTGGCCTCCATCAGCCAGGGCATGGAGACGCACGCGGGCCAACTAGCGGCAGAGCGGGCCACGCTAGTCGATATGTTTACACGCTTACATCACGCCGAACACACCGCACAAGTGCTAAAAGAGCAGTGCGATCACCACGACACGCCTACCTCTAACGCCATTACTCCCAAGCCGGCGCTGCACGATATTCGTCAACTCAGCGTGACGCTCGCACGCAGCGCAGCCCATACAAGAGCCCTGGCGATGAGCGCAGCCCTTGAGATTGCCCACACAGACGCGCCATCTTCCGGCATGGCCGCGGTCGTTCAAGATATGGAGCGCTTAGCCGAGTACACCCAGCGATTATCTCGCCAACTCGACCAGTGTGCTGAGCAGATCGCCGAACAAATCAAGCAGGATGCCCAAGCGGTGGCCCACCAATGCCAGGTCACCCAAACGTTAACTCAAGCAGCGCAAGAAGCCGAAAAAGTCATAGAGCAGTTAACCGACCAAGCGCGGCATATGTACAAGGTGATTCACCACAGCACTACAACGGCCTGCCTGCACGCCGCAAAACTAGAGCACGCTGCTTGGAAAAGCCGACTTTATAAACAGCTGCTTTCCGCCCAGCTCGATGAAACATTAGAGGATCACCAACACTGCACCCTTGGCCAGTGGTACTACCTGGGCGATGGAAAACGCTTCCAACAGACAGCTGCTTACCGCGCCCTGGCCGGCCCCCATCGCCGCTTCCATGAAAGTGGCTTGGAAGCACTGCGCTTTGCTCGGCAGGGAGACCATACCGGGCAATTGGCGTCGCTTGCGTTAATGGAAGAGGCGAGCCTCCAACTCGTGCAGCAGCTTGATCAGCTGATTGAGTATGCCGTCTATGAAGTGCCGCTTGCGACGGGTCATCGCTCCCCCCTGGCGGATGCACCCTAACGCCTACTTATCTGCTGAGTGCACATCGTATTGGCATCTGTGCCATGCTGAAGGGGTATTACTCTTCCCCACTGTTCTCAGCAAGAGGCTATATGGTGCAAATCAAAAAGCTAGACCTCGCATTACAAGGGGGTGGCTCTCACGGTGCTTATACTTGGGGTGTCATTGACCGTCTTTTAGCAGACGACCGTATTGAAATTGAAGGCATTAGCGGCACCAGCGCAGGCGCTATGAACGGCGTTGTCATGGCGGATGCTCTCACCCGTGGCGACAAAGAGACAGCGCGCAAAGCGCTCAGCGATTTTTGGCATGCCGTTAGTCGTGCAGGTATGACAAGCCCCATTCGACGCTCTCCACTGGATGTGCTGACGGGCAACTGGAGCCTGGATCACTCGCCTGGCTACATTGCGATGGATCTCATGAGTCGCCTTGTGTCGCCTTACCAATTCAACCCACTTAATATCAATCCACTGCGCGATATTGTGGCTGAACACGTCAATTTTGAGCGTGTGCGAGGCTGCGAACAGCTTAAACTTTTTGTTGCTGCCACCAATGTACGTACGGGTAAACAGCGGGTGTTCCGGCGTGAAGAGATGAGCATTGATGCGGTAATGGCTTCCGCTTGCTTACCTTTTGTTTTTCAAGCCGTAGAAATAGAGGGCGATGCGTACTGGGATGGCGGTTACATGGGCAACCCAGCGCTGTTTCCATTAATGGAGGAGTGCACGGCGCGGGATATTATGCTGGTACAGATTAATCCTGTCAGCCGCGACGATGTGCCTACCTCCGCTTCAGCCATTATGAATCGTCTCAATGAGATCACGTTTAATGCGTCGCTGATAAAAGAGATCCGCATGATTGCGCTGTTGAAACACGTCTTTGAAGAGCAAGGTATCGAAAATAACTATCAGCAGGCCCTGTTTCACCGCATCAGCGGCGAGCAAGCATTAGAAAACCTTTCCGTCTCCAGCAAGATGAATGCAGAGTGGCCTTTCCTCTGCCACCTGTTTGAACAAGGACGCGATGCCGCCGACCGCTGGCTCGCAGAGCATTTTGAGGCACTGGGTAATTACTCATCGTTGGATATCGACGCCGTGTATCTGCATGAATAGACAGGGCTTCATTCCAAATAGGCGGGCGTGGCTCTAACCTGGGACCTTGCTGAACCAACGAATAGCATGGTCAACGTGGGCGATCCATTTCCGGCTGTCTGTGCACTACCCAAAAGAGCAGCACGTCCTATTTGCAAGATGAGTGCTCATTGACCATTCTTATAATTCGGTTGCCTAAGTATCCCCGACTGAAATGGACAAGGAGCACCTCTCTTATGCACCATCAGGTACTTTTGATTACCGGCGCCTCAAGCGGCATTGGTGCCGCCACTGCACGTGCCGCCGCTCGCAAAGGCTACAAGCTAGTGCTTGCCGCCCGCTCAGCCGACAAACTGGCCTCCCTTGCCCAGGAACTAGGCCCCGAGAACGTACTCACCTGCGATGTGGATGTCACGGACCTAAGCCAGCAGCAGGCGATGGTGGATCATGCGCTTGAAACGTTCGGCCGTATCGATGCGGTCTTTGCTAACGCAGGGCGCGGCGGCTCACCCGGTGGTTTTAGCAGCGCTGATCACCATGCTTGGCGAGAGATGATTCTTACCAACATCTATGGTGTTGGCCTGACGCTGCAAGCCTGCCTGCCCGCGTTAAAACGTAGCCAAGGGCACGTGCTGCTCACCGGGTCTGCTGCTGGTCGGACGACCATCCCCGGCTCTATGTATAGCGCCACTAAATGGGCTGTCACCGGTATTGGTTACAATCTACGCGAAGAGTTACGCGGTACCGGCATGCGTGTAACGCTGATTGAACCTGGCATGGTCGATACCCCCTTCTTTGATGAACCGCCCGAATACGCGCTGGAAGATCGCGATATCGCTAATGCTGTGATCTATGCACTCTCACAGCCGCCCCACGTGGATGTGAACGAAATTCTGGTGCGTCCCACTCCCCCCAAAGAGTAACGTCACCCAATCGACGGCTTGCATTTACCCGCTCTCGCCCGCATAACGATGAGTTACCAAGCGTGCTAACGAGATTAGCCCGACAAATGTTACGTTCTGCAGGTGACCCATGAGCCAACTCGCTACCACTGCACTGTCAGTGCTGGATTTAGCACCCATTCGCCAAGGCGGCAACGCGGCTGAAACGTTTGATAATAGCGTTGCCCTGGCACAGCGAGCTGAACAGCTCGGTTACACCCGTTACTGGCTCGCCGAGCATCACAATATTGCGGGCATTGCCAGCGCAGCAACCGCTGTACTGATTGGACACGTTGCTGGGCACACCTCAACCATTCGGGTGGGTAGCGGCGGTATCATGCTGCCTAACCACCCGCCGCTGGTGATCGCAGAACAGTTCGGCACACTGGAAACGCTCTATCCTGGCCGTGTTGATTTAGGTTTAGGCCGTGCGCCTGGCTCTGATGGCGCGACCATGCAGGCCATGCGCAGGAATGCTCACGCGGGAGTCGATGACTTCCCACAGCTGCTCAATGAGCTACGCAGCTATTTAGGCGATGCCGACCCTCATCAACGCGTGAAAGCCGTTCCAGGCCAAGGCACTCACGTCCCCATTTGGCTACTCGGCTCTAGCGGCTACAGCGCACAGTTGGCCGCTAAACTAGGGCTACCCTTTGCCTTTGCGGCCCAGTTTGCGCCGGGCTACTTATTTGAAGCGCTCAGGCTCTATCGTGACAACTTCCGCCCTTCTGAGCACCTAAGCAAGCCTCACGCCATGGTGGGCCTTCCTGTGATGGCGGCTGAGAGCGATGCGATGGCGCATTACCTAGCCACCACCGCGCAGCAGAAGTTTCTTAACCTTATCCGCGGCAAGCCTACGCAGTCGCTGCCACCGGTTGAGCAGCTAGACTGGTCACCGGTTGAGCAGGCTCAGGTCAGCCAGTTTTTAGGCGCAGCCATTATTGGTGGGCCAGCGACGGTTAAAGCAGAGCTTGAAGAATTCCAAGCACGCACGGGCGCGGATGAACTCATGATTAATAGCGACTTTTACGACCATAAAGACCGCATACGCAGCTATGAAATCGTTGCGGATGTAGCCCGCTAAGCGACCACTCTTAACAGGCCTTCAGCCGCCCTACCCTTTGGCGATAAGAAAGGCACCGGCTGCGACCATGAGCGAGCCTGCGGTCCGGTTGGTGCCTTTCTGCGCGCGCTCTGACTGGAAGAACCGCCGTGCAGAAGAGGCAAACGAGGCCACCAGCATCAGCCCCATCATTAGCCCCACTAACGTTAAGCCCACTACGAGGAACATATCACTTCGGTTAAGCACGGTGAGATCAATAAAGGTGGGTAAGAACGCAATATAAAATAAAATTACTTTTGGGTTAGACGCCGAAATTAAGAAGCCTTGCGTAAAGCTCTTGAGGAAATCGCGGGTAGACACGCTGTTGTCATAGTGGGCCGACGTTAACGCATTGTTCGTCACCTCGGCTGTCCACATCTGCCAGCCAAGATAAAACAGGTAGGCAGCCCCCACATAACGCAACAGGGTGAACGCCTCACCCCAGTTTTCGGCCAACGCTGCTAAGCCATAAAACGCCAGTAGCAGATAAATAATGTCGCTTGCCGTCATACCCAGCGCCAGCGGAACACACGGACGAGTGCCCGCAGCCATTCCCTTAGCCAACAGCGCAAAAATGCCGGGGCCTGGCGTGACCGCAAAAATAAAAATCGCTAAAAAATAGGTGAGCGCACTTTCTATCGTCATGATCTGACCCTATGAACACATCAGAGTATGCTAACGTACGCCATGCTTTCGTTATCTAGATAACCGTTTTACGGAAACACTGCCCATGCCAGCACACACATTTACACCAATGACGTCTGAAGATTTCATTACGTTTTGGCCAACGTTTCAGGCCATTGTAGCGGCACAGGAAACCTACGCGATAGACCCTAACATCACGTATAACGATGCCGTTACATTATGGTGCCAAACACCGCTTCACAGCATCGCGGTTAAAGATGGGCAAGGCCAACTGCTGGGCGCTTATTATTTAAAAGCCAATGCCGCAGGCCCCGGCAACCATGTGTGTAACTGCGGTTATATGGTAACGCCACAAGCGCGCGGCCAAGGCGTTGCCAGTGCCATGTGCGAACACTCCCAAGCATTGGCAATAGAGGCCGGCTTCAAAGCCATGCAGTTTAATGCGGTGGTGGCAAGCAATCAGGTGGCCGTCAAACTGTGGCAACGGTTAGGGTTTCATATCGTGGGCACCGTACCCAACGCTTACCGCCACGCCACGCTGGGGTTAGTCGATACGCATGTGATGTATAAAACGCTGTCAGCCTCAGCTTACGTTTAACTACCTTTCACGCCACTCAATGTGCACGCTTGCACTGCCATCGCCCCTCCTTCCTCATTCGTACAAATACCAAAACTACGATAGGGTAAAACACATATACCGACTACTCCTTTTAGTGCCCTATGCCCATATACCTTTCAGGCCTGAAGCGCCTCTCCTTGCGCACCCGCATCATTGCGCTGGTCACAACGCTGGTATTTACCATCACGATGCTGATTAGCTGGGTGGCCTCCCGTGAGTCGGCCGCTCAGCTGGAAGCAAATATCGGCGAAACCAGCGCCAATAAAGCCTACCACATGGTAGACAAGCTTAATCGCAGCATGGATGCGCGTATTAAGGAGGTTAAGCTGTTACTGGGCCTCAAGGACGGACAATCAGGTGGTCAGCTCACGCGTGATCAACTTGAGTACTTACAGCGTAATTACGACGTGGTGTCCTGGCTTGGCATCACCGACACCCAGGGCACCGTGGTAGCTGCCACTGGCGGTATTTTAGAAGGGCAGTCCATTGCCCAACGCCCCGTCTTTACTGAAGGGCGGCAGGCACTATGGATTGGTGATGTGCATGATGCGGTGTTGCTGTCGCAACTACTGCCCAACCCCACTGGGGAGCCTATTCAGTTTGTGGATATCGCAGCCCCGCTGGAAGATGCTAGCGGCGCGTTTAGCGGCGTACTGGCCGTTCATTTAAGCTGGGAATGGGCGGCGCGCGTTAAAGACTCTATGTTTTCGCCAGCGCTACAAGAACAGCAAACCGACCTTCTATTACTTTCAGAGGATGGCACTGTCCTTTTAGGCCCACCTTCTTTGCGCGGCCAAGCATTGCCTTTTACGCATGATAAAAGCGATCCTTCAATGCCTCAGTGGTCCGTTGAAACATGGCCCGATGGGCAACGCTATGTGACGGGGATCGCGCATAGCCAAGGGTTTGGGGATTTTCCTGGGCTTGGCTGGGTGGCGATTAGCAGGCAGCCGGTTGATGCCGCCTTTGCCCCTGTAGCACGTCTGAACGAACTGATTTTAGGCACAGGACTACTCGTTGCACTGCTCTTTTCCATTGCTGGCTGGGTATTGGCAGCGCGCCTTATCGCACCGTTAACTCGGCTTGCTCGTGCCGCCGACACCATCCAAACTACCCAAACGCATGGCGCCTTTACCCTGGAAACCGGCTCCCCCGAATTTGAACGCCTTTCCACGTCTATGCGCGATATGGTCGAGCGGCTATTAGACCAGCGTCAAACCATCAGCCGCCTAGAAGATTTAGCCAATACTGACCCGCTGACAGGCCTCCCTAACCGCTCTTTTCTTGATCAATATTTGCAGCACACACTGGCAGAAATGGAGCGTCAGCAACATAGTTTGATAGTACTGATGTTTGATTTGGATGGCTTTAAACGGGTTAACGACACGCTTGGGCACCATGCCGGAGACCTGCTGCTGATAGAAGTCACCCAACGCTTGAAAGCAACGCTGCGCAGCGGCGATGTTGTGGCACGCTTAGGCGGCGACGAGTTTGTCATGATCATCAAAAGCCCTAGTGTATCCAGCGCCACACTTGCTAATGACATTAGTCAGCGCTTACTTACCCATATTGCTAAGCCGGTGTACCTACCTGATGGGCAAACCGCACAGGTAGGATGCAGCTTGGGAGCCGCCATTTGGCCCCAGCATGGTCACGCCATTAGCCAAGTGTTTCAGCGGGCAGACGCCGCGCTCTATCAAGCCAAACACCAGGGTAAGCATCGCCTTGTTATTTACGAACAGCCTCACTGAAGCAACGCTGTAACGCCGCTTCGGCAGCGGTGCTACCCATGGTGGTCAAATGAGCAA from Halomonas sp. 7T harbors:
- a CDS encoding patatin-like phospholipase family protein; this encodes MVQIKKLDLALQGGGSHGAYTWGVIDRLLADDRIEIEGISGTSAGAMNGVVMADALTRGDKETARKALSDFWHAVSRAGMTSPIRRSPLDVLTGNWSLDHSPGYIAMDLMSRLVSPYQFNPLNINPLRDIVAEHVNFERVRGCEQLKLFVAATNVRTGKQRVFRREEMSIDAVMASACLPFVFQAVEIEGDAYWDGGYMGNPALFPLMEECTARDIMLVQINPVSRDDVPTSASAIMNRLNEITFNASLIKEIRMIALLKHVFEEQGIENNYQQALFHRISGEQALENLSVSSKMNAEWPFLCHLFEQGRDAADRWLAEHFEALGNYSSLDIDAVYLHE
- a CDS encoding diguanylate cyclase domain-containing protein, which encodes MRTRIIALVTTLVFTITMLISWVASRESAAQLEANIGETSANKAYHMVDKLNRSMDARIKEVKLLLGLKDGQSGGQLTRDQLEYLQRNYDVVSWLGITDTQGTVVAATGGILEGQSIAQRPVFTEGRQALWIGDVHDAVLLSQLLPNPTGEPIQFVDIAAPLEDASGAFSGVLAVHLSWEWAARVKDSMFSPALQEQQTDLLLLSEDGTVLLGPPSLRGQALPFTHDKSDPSMPQWSVETWPDGQRYVTGIAHSQGFGDFPGLGWVAISRQPVDAAFAPVARLNELILGTGLLVALLFSIAGWVLAARLIAPLTRLARAADTIQTTQTHGAFTLETGSPEFERLSTSMRDMVERLLDQRQTISRLEDLANTDPLTGLPNRSFLDQYLQHTLAEMERQQHSLIVLMFDLDGFKRVNDTLGHHAGDLLLIEVTQRLKATLRSGDVVARLGGDEFVMIIKSPSVSSATLANDISQRLLTHIAKPVYLPDGQTAQVGCSLGAAIWPQHGHAISQVFQRADAALYQAKHQGKHRLVIYEQPH
- a CDS encoding CZB domain-containing protein, which gives rise to MFAFLRPYHTIRQLEQEVSDLQEQLDAERVSHSCRALSLMTPTESLSMLQAKGADMLASISQGMETHAGQLAAERATLVDMFTRLHHAEHTAQVLKEQCDHHDTPTSNAITPKPALHDIRQLSVTLARSAAHTRALAMSAALEIAHTDAPSSGMAAVVQDMERLAEYTQRLSRQLDQCAEQIAEQIKQDAQAVAHQCQVTQTLTQAAQEAEKVIEQLTDQARHMYKVIHHSTTTACLHAAKLEHAAWKSRLYKQLLSAQLDETLEDHQHCTLGQWYYLGDGKRFQQTAAYRALAGPHRRFHESGLEALRFARQGDHTGQLASLALMEEASLQLVQQLDQLIEYAVYEVPLATGHRSPLADAP
- a CDS encoding GNAT family N-acetyltransferase; its protein translation is MPAHTFTPMTSEDFITFWPTFQAIVAAQETYAIDPNITYNDAVTLWCQTPLHSIAVKDGQGQLLGAYYLKANAAGPGNHVCNCGYMVTPQARGQGVASAMCEHSQALAIEAGFKAMQFNAVVASNQVAVKLWQRLGFHIVGTVPNAYRHATLGLVDTHVMYKTLSASAYV
- a CDS encoding peptidoglycan DD-metalloendopeptidase family protein, which translates into the protein MLRILHSLPRTHKLLLLPVATMVTVLGTQKLVTTYHDLNQPHTPLESVLVPLPSGSAPGVPSLRQERTPVAEAIDRASRALDATRDHIPLSDLTATEIIDLDDMELNVIASADASMTSERPEATLDDGALHMAVVLGTLSSGMLNIDNTPSVDIADATSYEDYGIDLFDDVSFLELELAAEEPFVPEWKTHIVESGETFAVLAQNKLGLGYSEVLALLEDLPDPRMLTHWRAGNSFDYQLDENQRLLSLRMMKNARDGVLLERDEDQYAITAIERQGEPVQRLYAGSVSGSFARSAQATGLTSSSVTELTRLLEKKLDFRRDSRRGDRFQVLVESDMIDGETLDSRVLAVKYDGERMDLTVVRSATDNNFYTPEGSSLDPAFARYPFEGNYRLSSNFNPRRLHPVTGRVSPHNGTDFAMPIGTPIVAPANGRVERVGNHHAAGRYIIVRHDNGYRTRYLHLSRPLVSQGERVEMGKRIALSGNTGRSTGPHLHYEVIVNNTPVNAMTVDLPENTSLSGDTLIAFQRHAEPVLAALESGETGPVNVASYQREESSQ
- a CDS encoding murein L,D-transpeptidase catalytic domain family protein gives rise to the protein MLRHSRLATTLFSLPVLLFSLPLYAASFFAQVASAPPQGVSTLHHQLLQLAPSATPEALRLAAQALSCADPSAERLAVIDYSLPSTEARMWVFDLHRHTLLFEELVSHGQGSGDAVADVFSNTPESHQSSIGLFRTMNSYYGRNGYSLRLEGLEENVNHLAFERAIVIHGADYVSEDFIKQTGRLGRSHGCPAVREEITYPLIDSLKESQYVFAYYPDKEWLATSAYLRCTSDQFPQLAQR
- a CDS encoding LysE family translocator; translation: MTIESALTYFLAIFIFAVTPGPGIFALLAKGMAAGTRPCVPLALGMTASDIIYLLLAFYGLAALAENWGEAFTLLRYVGAAYLFYLGWQMWTAEVTNNALTSAHYDNSVSTRDFLKSFTQGFLISASNPKVILFYIAFLPTFIDLTVLNRSDMFLVVGLTLVGLMMGLMLVASFASSARRFFQSERAQKGTNRTAGSLMVAAGAFLIAKG
- a CDS encoding LLM class flavin-dependent oxidoreductase — encoded protein: MSQLATTALSVLDLAPIRQGGNAAETFDNSVALAQRAEQLGYTRYWLAEHHNIAGIASAATAVLIGHVAGHTSTIRVGSGGIMLPNHPPLVIAEQFGTLETLYPGRVDLGLGRAPGSDGATMQAMRRNAHAGVDDFPQLLNELRSYLGDADPHQRVKAVPGQGTHVPIWLLGSSGYSAQLAAKLGLPFAFAAQFAPGYLFEALRLYRDNFRPSEHLSKPHAMVGLPVMAAESDAMAHYLATTAQQKFLNLIRGKPTQSLPPVEQLDWSPVEQAQVSQFLGAAIIGGPATVKAELEEFQARTGADELMINSDFYDHKDRIRSYEIVADVAR
- a CDS encoding murein L,D-transpeptidase encodes the protein MNEKQRLRRWAMGAALCLTLTQAPYALTTAYAASGNAPLQQALAQQLAETNHRLPVDAFYQQKGGEPAWQTNAAVEALVDALNGLESDGLTPSDYAAHTLLEDFRFSQQAGAAAQARFDLKATQALLLVLEHLGRGKVDPRDMATNWSLPRPENRYSMLRVVHAVEDGDLERAFVLARPETPAYAQLREALSHYRYLETQGSAPYLPGSEASLRLGDTGRDINVLRQRLALWGDTSLLAADGSAYPMIGVQSSVRDPLYFDTELESAVKRFQRRHQLQDDGVVGERTRLALNTPVASRIDQLRVNLERARWIGPNLTTEPQVWVDIAGYRLHYLRPNGEHWNARVVVGTPRRETPIIHSSISHLTVNPSWTIPPTIMREDVLPRLRQDPSYLAQQNIQVLSPTGERLDAATIDWQRPGNVMLRQVAGRSNPLGRVVVRFPNNDMIYLHDTPARGLFQREQRALSSGCVRVEGVVEFAQMLLQDSGSRHQLSSLMNSSASDRNVNLPQRIPVALHYLTAWPNAQGDVEFRDDIYRRDTPLLNALSKTI
- a CDS encoding SDR family oxidoreductase, with product MHHQVLLITGASSGIGAATARAAARKGYKLVLAARSADKLASLAQELGPENVLTCDVDVTDLSQQQAMVDHALETFGRIDAVFANAGRGGSPGGFSSADHHAWREMILTNIYGVGLTLQACLPALKRSQGHVLLTGSAAGRTTIPGSMYSATKWAVTGIGYNLREELRGTGMRVTLIEPGMVDTPFFDEPPEYALEDRDIANAVIYALSQPPHVDVNEILVRPTPPKE